The Trypanosoma brucei brucei TREU927 chromosome 9, whole genome shotgun sequence genome includes a window with the following:
- a CDS encoding katanin, putative (contains WD40 repeats katanin p80-like protein (curated by B. Wickstead, Univ. of Oxford)) encodes MPVIDSMTLQLPCQVYHSRFSPDSANRLVGLGCRDGGVHVYPFEDYSRTVLLSAGCSPSTSIAFDPQQRRLVGGTDEGSLHLWDMTTEGVVRTFGDGHKSTVTGVDFHPHTDVIATCSRDSVLRVWDTRKKSCVRSHMEAKAPLCATEFSPSGRWCVSGCADGVVRLYDLQSGKEMHEFRAHSGPVTSICFHPKRYYLAVGSSDGSVSFWELEGFTKIFQSKCLDTPVDAVYLSGKRMLVAASHILRVYDFDMMSDSFAPIIESQWNIIGDLNYSSNTDEALFVEFSGQTAVMGRVPLADGGLTIPPIEKTVKSQQRDPPSFNRGEENAKMSVPVLRAAHQRLHRSPSQVAAASHTGESGELQMDDLLTSSVTTVSVLRQRLTHLRVLRALWVQDNQQALVYLKELYTTNSDYGVTADFLGAMQHLRMKERITLSNLSDLLDVVMYALAGERENQLLAALKVLKSMSSKFRPKLDEARRQAPSFRNGEKNSTSLTMEQYYELSAKFDAVASVVQKLGKRKGPVGEEVREVLNEIPLSS; translated from the coding sequence ATGCCAGTTATCGATTCGATGACACTCCAACTTCCATGTCAGGTGTACCACTCGCGTTTTAGCCCTGACAGCGCGAACCGGCTGGTGGGACTGGGTTGCAGGGACGGTGGGGTGCATGTGTATCCTTTTGAGGACTATTCCCGAACGGTACTTTTGAGTGCAGGTTGCTCACCTTCAACATCTATTGCCTTCGATCCTCAGCAAAGGCGCCTGGTAGGTGGGACCGATGAGGGCAGCTTGCACTTGTGGGATATGACTACTGAAGGGGTTGTGCGCACGTTCGGTGACGGTCACAAGTCGACGGTAACGGGAGTGGATTTTCACCCACACACGGATGTCATCGCCACCTGCTCGCGAGATTCCGTTCTTCGCGTTTGGGACACACGAAAAAAGAGTTGTGTTCGGTCGCATATGGAGGCAAAAGCGCCTCTCTGTGCCACTGAGTTCTCCCCAAGTGGTCGCTGGTGCGTTAGTGGTTGTGCTGACGGTGTGGTTCGCCTGTACGATCTGCAGTCAGGAAAGGAGATGCACGAGTTCCGTGCGCATTCTGGACCCGTTACATCAATTTGTTTTCACCCAAAGAGATACTATTTAGCCGTGGGAAGCAGTGATGGTTCAGTCTCTTTCTGGGAGTTAGAAGGTTTCACTAAAATATTCCAAAGCAAGTGCCTTGACACGCCTGTTGATGCGGTGTATCTGTCAGGAAAGAGGATGCTTGTCGCGGCGTCTCACATTCTTCGAGTGTATGACTTCGACATGATGAGTGATAGCTTCGCCCCAATAATTGAATCGCAGTGGAACATAATCGGTGACCTGAACTATTCTTCGAATACGGATGAGGCACTGTTTGTGGAGTTTAGTGGGCAAACAGCGGTCATGGGCCGTGTACCTCTCGCTGACGGCGGACTCACCATCCCCCCAATAGAGAAGACGGTAAAATCGCAACAGAGGGATCCTCCTTCCTTTAATAGGGGGGAAGAGAATGCTAAAATGTCTGTACCTGTTCTTCGCGCCGCACATCAACGGCTGCACCGCTCGCCTTCACAAGTGGCCGCGGCATCCCACACCGGTGAGTCGGGCGAACTACAAATGGATGATTTATTGACTTCAAGCGTTACGACAGTGTCTGTGCTGCGGCAGCGACTTACACATCTGCGGGTCCTTCGTGCGCTTTGGGTACAAGACAATCAGCAGGCACTGGTGTATCTTAAGGAGTTATACACCACGAATTCAGACTACGGAGTTACTGCGGACTTCCTCGGTGCCATGCAACATTTGCGGATGAAAGAGCGCATTACTTTAAGTAATCTTTCTGATTTGCTTGATGTTGTAATGTATGCACTGGCCGGTGAACGAGAGAATCAGTTGCTGGCGGCCCTCAAAGTACTCAAAAGTATGAGCAGTAAATTCCGCCCCAAGTTAGATGAGGCACGTCGTCAAGCCCCATCATTTCGcaatggagaaaaaaattcaacGAGCCTGACAATGGAGCAGTATTACGAACTCAGTGCCAAGTTTGACGCCGTTGCCTCGGTAGTACAAAAActggggaagaggaagggccCCGTCGGTGAAGAGGTGCGTGAAGTATTAAATGAAATACCACTTTCTTCGTGA
- a CDS encoding small nuclear RNA gene activation protein 50 (also known as p57 in Leptomonas seymouri, binds to SL promoter region), which produces MPPKQLVDPFSLQVGNKKETTLANVAAHTAVTLTDIRRRNPQLDVYKISDKLPAGTIVHLPQTLSERGNPYGCFFTIGEAEDAMRKLEARLDRLLEEEGPNLPELPTRRVLSKMERIVTQVKEEGERQLARVREEYSECERRPALLQFLVDLEPVKRLREQLDEEYDGRKLRLKVMDEGNSELFRQAEPRYPNKGIAASLRHNVIDTSEDFCLTEHSHRWEFTFFTPGSTTEPQETWAVLSCQSLGTLLDTFVCRNCIPVNISKNAFFFIGGTFYVDNRHAGEGGEDYEDLTAPIRHFDPCGEGASTEGETRQKNIAFGNCPVKYVSQTTFGDLNLRLGEYGVMRHLGWCNHYFYLSSVTSLRGFDRDDHTRAAYPQRVMKTPTRVVRCRLCRSHPATVVCYNDEISPESPCPYCVPCFELLHATDEGEVEEGKFFAIRLPQGKYYTA; this is translated from the coding sequence atgcctccTAAACAATTGGTGGaccctttttcccttcaaGTAGGTAATAAGAAGGAAACGACACTTGCCAATGTCGCTGCGCACACAGCTGTTACTCTCACAGACATACGCCGGCGGAACCCACAACTTGATGTCTACAAAATTAGTGACAAACTGCCTGCAGGCACTATTGTCCATCTGCCACAGACCCTGAGCGAGCGGGGGAACCCTTATGGTTGCTTCTTTACAATTGGTGAGGCAGAGGATGCGATGCGTAAACTGGAGGCAAGGTTAGATAGGCTcctggaagaggaagggcCAAACCTACCGGAGCTCCCCACCCGCAGAGTGTTGTCCAAAATGGAGAGGATTGTAACCcaagtaaaagaagaaggcgaGCGCCAACTGGCCCGTGTTAGGGAAGAGTACAGTGAGTGCGAGCGGCGACCTGCTCTTTTGCAGTTTCTCGTGGACTTAGAACCGGTGAAGAGGCTACGAGAGCAACTTGACGAAGAGTACGACGGACGAAAGCTTCGTCTAAAGGTAATGGATGAGGGAAATAGCGAGCTTTTCCGCCAAGCGGAGCCGCGCTACCCAAACAAGGGCATCGCAGCGAGCTTACGTCATAACGTTATCGACACCTCGGAAGATTTTTGTTTGACTGAACACTCGCACCGTTGGGAGTTTACTTTCTTCACACCTGGGTCCACTACAGAGCCTCAGGAAACATGGGCTGTACTGTCGTGCCAGAGCTTAGGCACCCTGCTTGACACTTTTGTCTGCCGTAATTGTATCCCAGTGAACATTTCAAAGAatgcatttttctttattggAGGTACCTTCTACGTTGACAATCGCCACGCAGGAGAGGGTGGGGAGGACTATGAAGATTTGACGGCACCCATCCGGCACTTCGATCCCTGTGGAGAAGGCGCGAGTACGGAGGGTGAAACAAGGCAGAAAAACATCGCGTTTGGAAACTGCCCCGTCAAATACGTTTCACAGACTACCTTTGGAGATCTTAACTTGCGGTTGGGTGAGTATGGCGTCATGCGACACCTCGGATGGTGCAACCATTACTTTTACCTTAGTTCAGTCACTAGCTTACGTGGTTTTGATCGAGATGACCACACGAGGGCAGCGTACCCACAGCGTGTGATGAAGACTCCGACCCGTGTAGTGCGATGTCGCCTGTGTAGGAGTCATCCAGCAACAGTTGTGTGTTACAATGATGAAATTTCACCTGAGAGCCCCTGTCCCTATTGCGTTCCATGTTTCGAATTACTACACGCAACAGATGAGGGAGAAGTCGAGGAAGGTAAGTTTTTTGCAATTAGGCTCCCTCAAGGAAAGTACTACACTGCTTAA
- a CDS encoding dual specificity protein phosphatase, putative (similar to Dual specificity protein phosphatase 9 (EC 3.1.3.48) (EC 3.1.3.16)(Mitogen-activated protein kinase phosphatase 4) (MAP kinasephosphatase 4) (MKP-4). (Swiss-Prot:Q99956) (Homo sapiens;)), producing MATPSASPSRDSTSPGGTPFICYHRLFDYPTEVSCSPPTPRPSCHGHTPLDCWVQPEWNAMAAEARPTQLLTPKASRVGSTQLQAALSTPQVMKEELQLRAALDTELSIMKMDPFRHITPDVTPLMDGLYVGGFPDEEILEILKREGIDVIINCCARELDTRVVLPTGFVVHDFYAEDCSDYLIIFHCYDRFAEIVTDALRNGHRVYVHCVAGVNRSVTLCIAYLMQYYHMGPISCVQLFRSRGRVNILKNVSFRHQLVDFYLNNLHA from the coding sequence ATGGCCACTCCCTCCGCCTCGCCTTCACGCGACAGCACCTCCCCCGGTGGCACGCCATTTATTTGTTACCACAGGCTGTTTGACTACCCAACGGAGGTGAGCTGCTCACCTCCAACGCCTCGACCATCATGTCATGGCCACACGCCTCTGGATTGTTGGGTGCAGCCAGAGTGGAATGCAATGGCGGCGGAGGCCCGTCCAACTCAGCTTTTGACCCCTAAAGCGTCACGAGTGGGTTCGACTCAGTTGCAGGCTGCACTCAGCACTCCACAAGTTATGAAGGAGGAATTGCAGCTCCGCGCCGCCCTTGACACCGAGCTCTCAATAATGAAAATGGACCCTTTCAGGCACATAACGCCTGATGTGACGCCCCTTATGGATGGTCTTTATGTTGGTGGCTTCCCAGATGAGGAAATATTAGAGATCTTGAAACGGGAGGGCATTGATGTCATCATCAACTGCTGTGCGAGAGAACTTGACACGCGTGTCGTTTTACCCACGGGATTTGTAGTACATGATTTCTACGCAGAGGACTGTAGCGATTATTTGattatttttcattgttaTGATCGATTTGCAGAGATTGTTACCGACGCGCTGCGAAACGGTCACCGAGTATACGTTCATTGTGTCGCAGGCGTCAACCGCAGCGTCACACTTTGCATTGCCTATTTAATGCAGTATTATCACATGGGACCAATCAGCTGTGTGCAGTTGTTTCGGTCGAGGGGGAGAGTAAACATCCTCAAAAATGTGTCTTTTCGGCATCAGCTCGTAGACTTTTATCTTAACAATTTACACGCTTGA
- a CDS encoding chaperone protein DnaJ (some similarity to DNAJ chaparone protein), whose product MVESGIGGSDESFISFCFAIVSVIVTIVYIPWVIRHVRSIIEYYTTPSKRQRMMNNPLEDMWKSIIYVPLVAAKILTEPSMLPVGARICIKEKHFFFTSLLPRFLRFIIRPKIFILWLWVVLFSSAMYVTLTFDAHAILGVSTTASTGEIKKAYRMLSRRYHPDHNKTEEARLIYVQVRRAYKALVDREAFEEEEAKNTHEFTVGVALPRFLTSREHDGLVLFGLLGILVAVPVAIWYNFRDQGGISQQLRHIQRGRERLESFLKHLGIPEDQKYVERRDSRRYLVRLLVSLGMLPPNTDENASLNLPSYPDFITRCVEIDKNITFLRNFFDDSDIEVLHEYLVKNGVRLLDEYDAAHLGHHQGEGTLQLASPTEYKVISYFLFLHIEEIDKALEELLEKVGSGVPSARKLMNLHEEVRDLLHLVFEGDNKQVKNHIQKLTTVPQRANDIVDAMGPEIEAVYKKMYKNYLQMQVGSKNEKRLLKASLRRL is encoded by the coding sequence ATGGTGGAAAGTGGAATTGGTGGAAGTGATGAAAGCTTCATTTCATTCTGCTTCGCCATTGTGTCGGTTATCGTAACCATCGTGTACATCCCTTGGGTGATCAGACACGTGCGGAGTATCATTGAATATTATACAACACCGAGTAAAAGGCAAAGGATGATGAACAACCCACTGGAAGATATGTGGAAATCTATCATATACGTGCCTCTTGTCGCAGCGAAGATACTAACAGAACCCTCGATGCTACCTGTGGGTGCCCGTATCTGCATCAAGGAGAagcattttttcttcacttctttACTCCCTCGCTTCCTCCGCTTCATCATCCGGCCGAAGATTTTTATCCTCTGGCTTTGGGTTGTTCTATTTTCTTCCGCAATGTACGTCACATTGACCTTCGATGCCCATGCCATTCTTGGAGTGTCGACGACCGCCTCAACAGGAGAAATTAAAAAGGCTTATCGAATGCTCTCGAGGCGGTATCACCCCGATCACAATAAAACTGAGGAGGCGCGTTTGATTTATGTGCAAGTCCGTCGAGCATACAAGGCTCTCGTGGACAGGGAAGCATtcgaggaggaagaggcaaAAAACACTCACGAGTTCACTGTCGGGGTTGCTCTGCCGCGTTTTCTCACTTCCCGAGAACACGATGGGCTTGTCCTATTTGGTCTCCTTGGCATTCTTGTCGCCGTTCCCGTAGCCATATGGTACAATTTCAGGGATCAAGGAGGTATTTCACAACAACTGCGGCACATTCAACGAGGAAGGGAGCGTTTAGAAAGTTTTCTGAAGCACTTGGGAattccggaggatcaaaagTATGTTGAACGGCGTGATTCACGTCGTTACCTTGTCAGGTTACTGGTTTCTCTGGGTATGCTGCCACCAAACACAGACGAAAACGCCTCGCTGAACCTTCCATCATACCCAGACTTCATTACACGTTGTGTGGAGATTGATAAGAACATTACCTTCCTAAGAAACTTCTTCGACGACAGCGACATCGAAGTTCTCCATGAATATTTGGTAAAAAACGGTGTCCGGCTGCTGGACGAGTACGACGCAGCCCATTTGGGGCACCACCAAGGTGAAGGCACGTTACAGCTAGCGTCTCCCACGGAGTACAAAGTCATTTCGtacttcctctttcttcataTCGAAGAGATCGACAAGGCACTAGAGGAATTACTGGAGAAGGTCGGAAGTGGCGTTCCCAGCGCACGCAAACTTATGAACCTCCATGAGGAGGTGCGCGACCTGCTGCACTTGGTTTTTGAGGGAGACAATAAGCAGGTGAAGAACCACATTCAGAAACTCACAACAGTACCACAGCGGGCCAACGATATCGTGGATGCCATGGGACCCGAGATCGAAGCGGTATATAAGAAAATGTATAAGAATTACCTGCAAATGCAGGTTGGGTCCAAGAATGAAAAGCGACTTCTGAAAGCCAGCCTGCGCCGGCTCTAG
- a CDS encoding protein kinase, putative — protein MLDIKIEKYDIFVEKVKVVQRRIEQLNQWPSVDSMVRYKEARLSPRYLLVTAEEPTDGILEPLELPMGEEDACMVIMGLMRALHALHMRKLVHGHLRPEVLRRHSASGRIVLLQQVLTIDLFDPSSDVGQEVWRCCAPEIMRASPFDYSADIWGLGAVLLQLVAPAGKVYETEDLVELDIISPEVSSLSSSVVSFVMQCLQEDAHARPTIAELIMHPLLTNRDGLDKSCTEEEEDEEESEPEEEKKENDTAEEEEETEESEEADEEP, from the coding sequence ATGCTGGACATCAAGATAGAAAAGTATGACATTTTTGTTGAGAAGGTGAAGGTAGTGCAGCGGAGAATCGAACAACTAAACCAGTGGCCTTCAGTCGACTCGATGGTTAGGTACAAGGAAGCGCGGCTCTCACCACGTTATCTACTTGTTACCGCAGAGGAGCCCACTGACGGTATTCTAGAGCCCCTTGAACTTCCGATGGGGGAGGAAGATGCGTGTATGGTCATAATGGGACTGATGCGGGCGCTGCACGCCCTGCACATGCGTAAATTAGTCCATGGGCACCTCCGCCCTGAAGTGTTGCGCCGGCATAGTGCATCTGGGCGGATCGTTCTGCTACAGCAAGTTCTCACCATAGACTTGTTTGATCCTTCCAGTGATGTAGGGCAAGAAGTGTGGCGCTGCTGTGCACCGGAAATAATGCGGGCATCGCCGTTTGATTACAGCGCCGACATATGGGGTCTGGGGGCTGTTTTGCTGCAACTTGTTGCACCGGCAGGGAAGGTGTATGAAACAGAGGACCTGGTAGAGTTGGACATCATCTCACCGGAGGTGTCGTCGTTGAGCTCTTCCGTTGTGAGCTTTGTCATGCAGTGTCTGCAGGAAGACGCACACGCTCGACCGACAATAGCGGAACTCATAATGCATCCGTTACTTACTAACAGGGACGGACTTGACAAGAGTTGcacggaggaagaagaggatgaggaagaaagtgaaccagaagaggagaaaaaagagaatgatactgcagaagaggaggaagagacggAGGAGAGTGAGGAAGCCGATGAGGAACCGTAG
- a CDS encoding phosphatidylserine decarboxylase, putative: protein MASLTRQLRFYKNDTTRPFTNPMRRWLYHYLFGGAIIGGAVYVGGRYQLAAWEATRHPEGGTRLCSVGMLEMLMLFPFNYISHICGRISENECLPSSFHRAVIAAIIWWYGMDAPRGKEREYKTLQEFFVRRWEDGERRVATSPVVMPSDGVVLSVQEDVVDDQLLQVKGVTYSVRRLFHSPLGTVAEGNRRIAVALHLRTQDYHHVVTPCLFTCKEVVYIPGALLPHTPAGYHWIPSVLPLNERVVLLGSWTDEHSASGNMGLALVGGTLTGRIVLHLDQRIKTNFLAPPEYAVHRCYSRAATSKKGDLLSTFYWGSSVVLVLDIPKTASVAVKPGDIVKAGEALVTYGLSESGK, encoded by the coding sequence ATGGCTTCGCTCACACGACAACTGCGGTTCTACAAGAATGACACAACGAGACCCTTCACAAACCCGATGCGGCGCTGGTTGTATCACTACCTCTTTGGTGGTGCGATCATTGGTGGCGCAGTTTACGTCGGTGGGCGGTACCAACTTGCCGCATGGGAGGCAACACGTCACCCCGAGGGGGGAACTCGCTTGTGTTCTGTTGGAATGTTGGAGATGCTAatgcttttccccttcaactATATTTCGCACATCTGCGGAAGGATAAGTGAGAATGAATGTTTGCCGTCTTCTTTCCATCGTGCAGTTATTGCGGCAATCATTTGGTGGTACGGTATGGATGCGCCGCGGGGAAAAGAACGGGAATATAAAACACTGCAAGAATTCTTCGTTCGTAGGTGGGAAGATGGCGAGCGACGAGTTGCCACGTCACCTGTTGTTATGCCTTCCGATGGTGTTGTGCTCTCAGTCCAGGAGGATGTGGTAGACGATCAGTTGCTGCAGGTTAAGGGAGTAACATATAGCGTAAGACGGCTTTTCCATAGCCCGCTGGGAACCGTGGCAGAGGGGAATCGGCggattgctgttgctttacATCTGCGAACCCAAGATTATCATCATGTGGTAAcgccgtgtttgtttacttgtAAGGAAGTCGTGTATATACCCGGTGCTTTACTACCGCACACACCGGCGGGATATCACTGGATTCCCTCTGTCCTTCCATTAAACGAGCGGGTGGTTCTCCTTGGAAGTTGGACTGACGAGCACAGTGCCAGTGGGAACATGGGGTTGGCCCTTGTGGGCGGCACACTAACTGGGCGTATCGTACTGCATTTGGATCAACGCATCAAAACAAATTTTTTAGCTCCCCCGGAATACGCTGTACACAGGTGTTATAGCAGGGCGGCCACATCAAAAAAAGGGGACCTCCTCTCTACCTTTTACTGGGGTTCCTCCGTCGTGCTGGTTTTGGACATTCCAAAAACTGCGTCAGTAGCGGTTAAACCAGGGGATATCGTTAAGGCGGGCGAGGCGTTGGTCACATACGGATTGTCGGAGAGTGGCAAGTAG
- a CDS encoding hypothetical protein, conserved (weak similarity to Telomerase-binding protein p23 (Hsp90 co-chaperone)) has translation MHIPTKWAERNDKLYITLQVASAKDVNITFTDKTIKISGQGVTQRSSEPHELKDEITLLKEIVPEKSSFKVLGVSIQVCAAKKDEGYWNKLVDQPTSSTKNWLSVDWNLWKDEDEADEVPAGFGDYGDLSNMMNMGGMDMGGMDMGAMDDDSDDEEEDAPADLKDLEE, from the coding sequence ATGCACATTCCAACCAAGTGGGCAGAGCGCAATGATAAGTTGTACATCACCCTCCAGGTGGCGTCAGCGAAGGATGTTAACATCACCTTCACCGACAAGACGATCAAAATCAGCGGTCAGGGCGTCACGCAGCGCTCCAGCGAGCCACACGAGTTGAAGGATGAAATAACCCTTCTGAAGGAAATTGTGCCGGAGAAGTCCAGCTTCAAGGTGCTAGGCGTGTCCATTCAGGTATGCGCGGCGAAAAAGGATGAAGGGTACTGGAACAAGCTGGTGGACCAACCAACGAGCAGCACAAAGAATTGGCTCTCTGTTGACTGGAATTTGTGGAAGGATGAAGACGAGGCGGATGAGGTGCCCGCCGGATTTGGCGACTATGGAGACCTCTCCAACATGATGAACATGGGAGGTATGGATATGGGAGGTATGGACATGGGAGCCATGGATGACGATTcggatgatgaggaggaggatgcaCCAGCGGACTTGAAGGATTTGGAGGAATAA
- a CDS encoding small nuclear ribonucleoprotein Sm-F — translation MDANVPAAFLASLVGNTVHVKSKWGPVYVGTLVSCDPYMNLQLRDAVEKAKQETELGDMLLRNNNVLYIREVPKE, via the coding sequence ATGGATGCAAATGTACCGGCGGCGTTTCTCGCAAGTTTGGTGGGTAACACAGTCCATGTGAAGAGTAAATGGGGCCCCGTATATGTTGGTACACTTGTCAGTTGTGATCCGTACATGAATTTGCAACTGCGTGATGCagtggaaaaggcaaaacagGAGACGGAACTTGGAGACATGCTGCTGCGTAACAATAATGTGTTGTACATTCGGGAAGTACCAAAGGAATAG